Proteins encoded in a region of the Gemmatimonadaceae bacterium genome:
- a CDS encoding pyrroloquinoline quinone-dependent dehydrogenase, with translation MSNAFVLAVALLFTIAFRVSSAQQNADWPVYGGSDGHTHYTTLGQITPANVGQLTVAWTYDTHDAFAGSEMQTNPIVVGGVLYGTSPKLRVFALDATTGKELWSFDPQNGAPPTSRIRHRGVVVTADRVLFNYRNRLYALDRKSGRPITSFGDSGWVDLRAGLGRPVQGLSVSASSPGIVFENLLIMGSTVPEALPSAPGDIRAYDVKTGALRWSFHTIPHPGEPGYETWPPDAWKITGGVNAWSGVTLDGPHAMVFVATGSASYDFWGGNRVGDDLYANSVIALDARTGKHIWHYQVLHHDLWDRDLPAAPVLVTVRHNGQRIDAVAQITKTGHVWVFDRMNGRPLFPVQDRAMPAAVLTGDRASPTQHFPTLPPPFTRQRITREDLTTRTAEAHAAALKLFDEFGTKDPFDPPNEKGTIIFPGVDGGGEWGGPAFDPTTGLLYVNANEMAWLLKLAPRSDRSLYAANCAGCHGENRQGSAMAPSLADVSERRTRDQIVQIVKEGTGRMPAFASALEGRALNDIVNFLITGRDASAAAGSDPFGVPWRNAYFDIFVDNEGYPGISPPWGTLSAIDLNAGKIRWHIPFGEYPKLAAQGIRNTGTDNYGGAIVTQNGLLFIAATTYDNTFHAFDKRSGKLLWSAPLPAAGNATPSTYMVNGRQYIVIACGGGKNGAPSGGTYVAFALPH, from the coding sequence ATGTCGAACGCCTTCGTTCTCGCCGTAGCGCTCCTATTCACGATTGCCTTCCGCGTTTCTTCCGCACAGCAGAACGCCGATTGGCCGGTCTACGGCGGCAGCGACGGCCACACGCATTACACCACGCTCGGCCAGATCACGCCGGCCAACGTTGGGCAGCTCACGGTAGCGTGGACCTACGACACGCACGACGCCTTCGCGGGATCGGAGATGCAGACCAATCCGATCGTCGTCGGCGGCGTGCTGTATGGGACGAGCCCGAAGCTTCGCGTCTTCGCCCTTGACGCCACGACCGGGAAGGAGCTCTGGAGCTTCGATCCGCAGAATGGCGCACCGCCCACGTCCCGCATTCGGCATCGCGGCGTCGTCGTCACCGCGGATCGCGTCCTGTTCAACTACCGCAACCGGCTCTACGCGCTCGACCGGAAGAGCGGCCGTCCGATCACGAGCTTCGGCGACAGCGGCTGGGTCGACCTGCGTGCGGGGCTCGGCCGGCCGGTCCAGGGTCTGTCGGTGAGTGCGAGCTCGCCGGGTATCGTCTTTGAGAACTTGCTCATCATGGGCAGCACCGTGCCCGAGGCGTTGCCGAGTGCGCCCGGCGATATCCGGGCGTATGATGTGAAGACTGGCGCGCTCCGCTGGAGCTTTCACACCATTCCGCATCCCGGCGAGCCGGGCTACGAGACGTGGCCGCCGGACGCGTGGAAGATCACAGGCGGCGTCAACGCGTGGTCCGGCGTCACGCTCGACGGCCCACACGCAATGGTGTTCGTCGCGACGGGCTCGGCGTCATACGATTTCTGGGGCGGTAATCGCGTCGGCGACGACCTCTACGCCAACAGCGTGATCGCGCTCGACGCCCGGACGGGGAAACACATCTGGCACTATCAGGTGTTGCATCACGATCTCTGGGACCGCGACCTGCCGGCCGCGCCGGTGCTCGTCACCGTTAGGCATAACGGGCAGAGGATCGACGCCGTCGCCCAGATCACCAAGACGGGCCATGTCTGGGTCTTCGATCGCATGAACGGGCGGCCTCTCTTCCCCGTTCAGGACCGCGCGATGCCCGCGGCCGTCCTGACGGGAGACCGCGCATCGCCGACGCAGCACTTCCCGACTCTGCCACCTCCATTTACGCGTCAACGCATCACGCGTGAAGACCTCACGACGCGAACGGCCGAAGCGCATGCGGCGGCACTGAAACTCTTCGACGAGTTCGGGACGAAAGATCCCTTCGATCCACCTAACGAGAAAGGGACCATCATCTTTCCTGGCGTGGACGGCGGCGGTGAGTGGGGCGGCCCGGCATTCGATCCAACGACCGGCCTGCTCTACGTGAACGCGAACGAGATGGCCTGGCTGCTCAAGCTCGCGCCGCGGAGCGATAGATCGCTCTATGCGGCGAACTGCGCCGGCTGTCACGGGGAGAACCGCCAGGGGAGCGCGATGGCGCCGTCGCTCGCCGACGTCTCCGAGCGCCGCACCCGCGATCAGATCGTGCAGATCGTCAAGGAGGGTACGGGCCGCATGCCCGCGTTCGCCAGTGCGCTCGAGGGACGCGCCTTGAACGATATTGTGAACTTTCTCATCACCGGTCGCGACGCTTCCGCCGCCGCGGGTTCGGATCCTTTTGGAGTGCCCTGGCGCAACGCCTACTTCGACATCTTCGTCGACAACGAGGGCTATCCGGGGATCTCACCACCGTGGGGCACACTGAGCGCAATCGACCTCAATGCGGGCAAGATTCGCTGGCACATTCCCTTCGGCGAATACCCCAAGCTCGCTGCGCAAGGGATCAGGAACACCGGCACCGACAACTACGGAGGCGCGATCGTCACGCAGAACGGCTTGCTGTTCATCGCCGCGACGACATACGATAACACGTTCCACGCGTTCGATAAGCGCAGCGGCAAGCTGCTGTGGAGCGCGCCTCTCCCGGCGGCCGGCAATGCAACGCCATCCACCTACATGGTCAACGGCCGTCAGTACATCGTCATTGCCTGCGGTGGCGGCAAGAACGGCGCGCCCAGCGGTGGGACGTACGTGGCCTTCGCGCTACCGCACTAG